The following proteins are co-located in the Chlamydiota bacterium genome:
- a CDS encoding GDP-mannose 4,6-dehydratase has translation MGVENVIDIRPLFQNIDWVFHLAALADIVPSIQEPLKYHRSNVDGTVSVLEAARLSGVKRFIYVASSSCYGIPDQYPTPETAPIRPMYPYALTKYLGEQYVLHWEKTYKMPAVSLRFFNVYGPRSRTTGTYGAVFGVFLAQKLAGKPFTVVGDGNQTRDFTFVTDVADALLRAAESNVSGEIFNVGSGNTYRVNELVELLGGDVIHIPKRPGEPNCTFADINKIKRILHWQPKVSFQKGVRIMLDHIDAWRDAPLWDKDSIEVATKDWFKHLG, from the coding sequence ATGGGTGTCGAAAATGTGATTGACATAAGGCCTTTATTTCAAAACATAGACTGGGTTTTTCATTTAGCTGCCTTGGCTGATATTGTCCCTTCAATTCAAGAACCTCTCAAATATCATCGATCAAATGTCGATGGAACAGTCTCCGTTTTAGAGGCAGCACGCTTGTCAGGTGTCAAACGCTTTATCTACGTAGCTTCTTCTTCTTGTTATGGAATTCCCGATCAATATCCTACGCCAGAAACGGCGCCGATTCGACCGATGTACCCTTATGCTTTAACCAAATATTTGGGTGAACAATATGTGCTTCACTGGGAGAAGACTTACAAGATGCCTGCCGTTTCTCTTCGATTTTTTAATGTGTATGGTCCTCGGTCTAGGACAACAGGAACTTATGGGGCGGTTTTTGGTGTTTTTCTGGCCCAGAAATTAGCGGGGAAACCCTTCACCGTTGTGGGAGATGGTAATCAAACCAGAGATTTTACTTTTGTCACGGATGTAGCGGATGCACTTCTTCGGGCAGCCGAATCAAATGTGTCAGGCGAGATTTTTAATGTGGGGTCTGGGAATACTTATCGTGTGAACGAGTTGGTAGAATTATTGGGCGGGGATGTGATTCATATTCCCAAACGACCTGGAGAACCCAATTGTACCTTTGCGGATATCAATAAAATAAAGCGGATTTTACACTGGCAACCCAAAGTTTCCTTTCAAAAGGGTGTTCGCATCATGCTGGATCACATTGACGCGTGGCGGGATGCCCCGCTCTGGGATAAAGATTCTATTGAAGTTGCGACGAAAGATTGGTTTAAGCATCTGGGTTAA
- a CDS encoding type II toxin-antitoxin system prevent-host-death family antitoxin, whose amino-acid sequence MNINVKEARNQFASLLNRVQEGDEVSILRHGKEVARLIPPQRGVRHLPSLKAFRSTIRMKGESLSSLVIRARGEERC is encoded by the coding sequence GTGAATATCAATGTTAAAGAGGCGAGGAATCAGTTTGCTTCCTTGCTAAACCGGGTTCAGGAAGGGGATGAGGTGAGTATTCTTCGTCATGGTAAGGAGGTGGCTCGTCTCATTCCTCCTCAAAGAGGAGTTCGGCATCTGCCAAGTCTAAAGGCGTTTCGCTCGACGATTCGCATGAAGGGTGAATCCTTAAGTTCTCTTGTGATTCGAGCCAGAGGTGAGGAACGCTGTTAA
- a CDS encoding NAD-dependent epimerase/dehydratase family protein, with translation MRCLVTGGAGFIGSHLVERLLPPRLLRQTRSATLNIL, from the coding sequence ATGCGTTGCTTGGTTACAGGAGGAGCTGGTTTTATCGGAAGTCATCTGGTCGAACGTCTGCTTCCGCCTCGTCTGCTTCGTCAGACTCGGTCGGCCACGCTCAACATACTGTAA
- a CDS encoding type II toxin-antitoxin system VapC family toxin, with translation MFYIDTSVLVAYYCPEALSDKVEHYLMRGQSVISPLTEVELFSAVSRKIREGQMQSTDGRRVLARYLSHAEGSFYLKVAIETHHYRLARDWLGEFSTPLRSFDALHLAVAVSEDLTPLTADRAFSKSANALGIKTVFLEV, from the coding sequence ATGTTTTATATCGATACGAGCGTTTTGGTCGCCTACTATTGCCCTGAAGCTTTGAGCGATAAAGTGGAACATTATCTCATGAGGGGACAATCTGTCATCAGCCCTTTGACGGAGGTAGAATTATTTTCAGCGGTGTCCAGAAAGATTCGTGAAGGACAAATGCAGTCCACAGATGGCAGGCGAGTTCTTGCAAGATATCTTTCTCATGCTGAGGGAAGTTTTTATTTGAAGGTTGCCATTGAGACTCACCATTATCGGCTGGCCAGGGATTGGCTTGGAGAGTTTAGCACGCCTCTGAGAAGTTTCGATGCGCTGCATTTGGCCGTTGCCGTGTCAGAAGATTTAACCCCCTTGACCGCAGACCGGGCCTTTTCAAAATCCGCAAATGCATTGGGGATTAAGACGGTGTTCTTGGAAGTTTGA
- a CDS encoding HEPN domain-containing protein, translating into MKLMIGSKYAEENLEAAKILLKSHLYNPCLQNLQQSSEKYLKALCIELSMGLKKTHNIHELIMLLRKAGKEIVVSEDECDLLDFDLSSIKISSQQCPSKLRARREGLYPMHEDCFENCRLYSRSSPWISLCYN; encoded by the coding sequence ATGAAACTCATGATTGGCTCCAAATATGCTGAAGAGAATCTTGAGGCAGCAAAGATATTGCTTAAAAGCCATCTTTACAACCCCTGTCTTCAAAACTTACAACAATCTTCAGAAAAATATCTCAAGGCGTTGTGTATAGAATTGTCGATGGGTTTAAAGAAGACTCATAACATACATGAATTAATAATGTTGCTTAGAAAAGCAGGAAAAGAAATAGTTGTTTCCGAAGATGAATGTGATTTACTAGATTTCGATTTATCTTCCATCAAAATATCCTCTCAGCAGTGTCCTTCCAAACTTCGAGCCAGACGAGAGGGTTTGTATCCAATGCATGAAGATTGTTTCGAAAATTGCAGATTGTATTCAAGATCATCTCCGTGGATAAGTTTATGTTACAACTGA
- a CDS encoding ABC transporter ATP-binding protein, with product MSDNIAIRVENVGKLYKIGERECYYSFRDRLTQLATAPFRFANSKIRRLQNFGKSLNSSTFEPLNDNEIWALKDVSFEIKQGEVVGVIGRNGAGKSTLLKILSRITEPTEGRAEIHGRVRSLLEVGTGFHPELTGRENIFLNGAIMGMKRIEIRRKFDEIVAFAEVEKFIDTPVKRYSSGMYVRLAFAVAAHLEPEVLLVDEVLAVGDAEFQKKCLGKMGDVAKEGRTVVIVSHNMPSIMNLCPRALLLKEGEVVKNGSAAEVVQEYLAVARSLGGEMVWPDVANAPGNDLVRLHSVRIFQDGVEGPTADVDISKEIRIEITYWNLKSQTKLYAAIWLRDPVGTYVLSSSNHRSISLTEDPWSGQPYPVGLFQTVCIIPGNFLNEGLYSIAAIIGKGISDTQILQDYVLSFNVHDTGEMRKEYYGRWCGTVRPRLAWSTDFLGERTAVEGVY from the coding sequence ATGTCTGACAACATCGCCATTCGGGTTGAAAATGTAGGGAAGCTCTACAAAATTGGGGAGCGGGAGTGTTACTATAGTTTTCGCGATCGTTTAACGCAGCTTGCTACAGCCCCTTTTCGTTTCGCCAACTCGAAGATCAGAAGATTACAGAACTTTGGAAAATCTTTGAACTCTTCAACCTTTGAACCTTTGAACGATAATGAAATTTGGGCGTTGAAAGATGTCTCTTTTGAAATCAAGCAAGGCGAGGTCGTTGGTGTCATTGGTCGCAATGGCGCCGGGAAAAGTACGCTCCTCAAAATTCTTTCCCGCATTACAGAGCCCACAGAGGGCAGGGCGGAAATTCACGGTCGTGTTCGAAGCCTCTTGGAAGTGGGGACGGGCTTCCATCCAGAGCTTACGGGGCGAGAAAATATTTTTCTCAATGGCGCGATCATGGGGATGAAACGAATCGAAATTCGAAGAAAATTTGATGAAATTGTTGCTTTTGCTGAAGTGGAGAAGTTTATCGATACGCCTGTCAAACGCTATTCAAGCGGAATGTATGTGCGGTTAGCGTTTGCTGTTGCGGCACATCTGGAGCCTGAGGTGCTTTTGGTGGATGAGGTTCTTGCTGTTGGCGACGCCGAATTTCAGAAGAAGTGTTTGGGAAAAATGGGGGATGTTGCGAAAGAGGGGCGCACGGTTGTGATTGTATCTCACAATATGCCGAGCATTATGAATTTGTGCCCGAGAGCTCTTCTCTTAAAAGAAGGAGAAGTGGTTAAAAATGGATCTGCCGCTGAAGTTGTTCAGGAGTATCTGGCCGTGGCTCGCTCTTTAGGAGGAGAGATGGTTTGGCCAGATGTTGCGAATGCTCCCGGGAATGACCTTGTTCGTCTTCATTCAGTACGAATTTTTCAGGATGGGGTGGAAGGACCTACGGCAGATGTAGATATATCGAAGGAAATTCGAATTGAGATTACCTATTGGAATTTGAAATCGCAAACAAAATTGTATGCAGCAATTTGGCTACGAGATCCGGTCGGAACTTACGTTCTTTCTTCTAGTAATCATAGATCCATTTCATTGACCGAAGACCCATGGAGCGGACAACCTTATCCGGTGGGTCTGTTTCAGACTGTATGTATCATACCCGGTAATTTTTTAAATGAAGGACTCTATAGTATTGCGGCCATTATTGGTAAAGGGATTTCGGATACACAAATTCTTCAAGATTATGTTCTGTCATTTAATGTTCACGATACAGGTGAAATGAGGAAAGAATATTATGGGAGATGGTGTGGTACTGTTCGACCTCGTCTAGCTTGGAGTACAGATTTTCTCGGTGAGAGAACAGCTGTTGAGGGAGTTTATTAA
- a CDS encoding nucleotidyltransferase domain-containing protein — MFTAPLKKELTKELVSCLSSDKEIQRIVIFGSFLKSENPHDMDVAIFQSSNKSYLQLALKYRKQIRPVLLKIAVDIIPVRPHVQNDFFLSEINRGEIVYER; from the coding sequence ATGTTTACGGCCCCTTTAAAAAAAGAATTGACGAAAGAACTTGTTTCCTGTCTTTCATCCGACAAAGAGATTCAGCGTATTGTTATATTTGGTTCATTTTTAAAATCAGAAAATCCGCATGACATGGATGTAGCAATATTTCAAAGCAGCAACAAATCATATCTACAACTAGCTTTAAAATATAGAAAGCAAATACGTCCTGTGCTTCTTAAAATCGCTGTAGACATCATCCCGGTAAGACCCCATGTACAAAATGATTTCTTTTTATCGGAAATAAATAGGGGGGAGATTGTCTATGAACGATGA